From Oryctolagus cuniculus chromosome 17, mOryCun1.1, whole genome shotgun sequence, a single genomic window includes:
- the CCR10 gene encoding C-C chemokine receptor type 10, producing the protein MGTEPTEQASWGPYSGEEEDAYSAEPLPELCYKADVQAFSRAFQPSVSLTVAALGLAGNGLVLATHLAARRTARSPTSAHLLQLALADLLLALTLPFAAVGVLQGWNLGSTTCRAISGLYSASFHAGFLFLACISADRYVAIARALPAGPRPSAPGRAHLVTVIVWLLALLLALPALLFSRDGQREGQRRCRLIFPEGLAQTVKGASAVAQVALGFALPLGVMAACYALLGRTLLAARGPERRRALRVVVALVAAFVVLQLPYSLALLLDTADFLAARERSCPASKRKDLALLVTGGLALARCGLNPVLYAFLGLRFRQDLRRLLRGGGCGPGPRARSRCPRRPRLSSCSAPTETHSLSWDH; encoded by the exons ATGGGGACGGAGCCCACAGAGCAG GCTTCCTGGGGCCCCTACTCGGGAGAGGAGGAGGACGCGTACTCCGCCGAGCCACTGCCGGAACTCTGCTACAAGGCCGATGTCCAGGCCTTCAGCCGAGCCTTCCAGCCCAGCGTCTCCCTGACCGTGGCTGCGCTGGGTCTGGCTGGCAACGGCCTGGTCCTGGCCACCCACCTGGCGGCCCGACGGACCGCCCGCTCGCCCACCTCCgcccacctgctgcagctggCCCTGGCCGACCTCCTGCTGGCCTTGACCCTGCCTTTTGCCGCAGTGGGGGTTCTTCAGGGCTGGAATCTCGGAAGTACGACCTGCCGCGCCATCTCCGGCCTCTACTCGGCCTCCTTCCACGCCGGCTTCCTCTTCCTGGCCTGCATCAGCGCGGACCGCTACGTGGCCATCGCGAGGGCGCTTCCAGCTGGGCCCCGGCCCTCCGCGCCAGGCCGTGCGCACTTGGTCACAGTCATCGTGTGGCTGCTGGCGCTTCTCCTGGCGCTGCCCGCGCTCCTCTTCAGCCGGGACGGGCAGCGGGAAGGCCAGCGGCGCTGTCGCCTCATCTTCCCCGAGGGCCTCGCACAGACAGTGAAGGGGGCAAGCGCCGTGGCGCAGGTGGCCCTGGGCTTCGCGCTGCCGCTGGGCGTCATGGCGGCCTGTTACGCGCTCCTGGGCCGCACGCTGCTGGCCGCCAGGGGGCCCGAGCGCCGGCGCGCGCTGCGCGTCGTGGTGGCCCTGGTGGCCGCCTTCGTGGTGCTGCAGCTGCCCTATAGCCTCGCCCTGTTGCTGGACACGGCCGATTTCCTGGCCGCGCGCGAGCGGAGCTGCCCTGCCAGCAAGCGCAAGGATCTGGCGCTGCTGGTCACCGGCGGCTTGGCCTTGGCCCGCTGCGGCCTCAATCCCGTGCTCTACGCCTTTCTGGGCCTGCGCTTCCGCCAGGACCTGCGGAGGTTGCTGCGCGGTGGGGGCTGCGGCCCAGGGCCTCGTGCCCGCAGCCGCtgcccccgccggccccgccttTCTTCCTGCTCTGCCCCCACCGAGACCCACAGCCTCTCTTGGGACCACTAG
- the PLEKHH3 gene encoding pleckstrin homology domain-containing family H member 3 isoform X4 yields MPLPGGLWWLLCCRRGFTLLHRDYGDGELSGDGEEDEDEETFELRTPSPAGGGRGSLDVTLTQPARSGQVSDRLQSWEETWSLIPEKGLPEDDPDVVVKGWLYREPRGGGARPWLPPRRAWFVLTRDSLDQFSSSGKGARRLGSLVLTSLCSVTGPERRPKETGLWSVTVSGRKHSVRLCSPRQAEAERWGAALREVIASKAPLETPTQLLLRDIQESCGDPEAVALIYHRNPILRHTSGALYAPLLPLPYGGSAPGPGYAPLREEAVRLFLALQALEGARRPGPLMQGVLQTCRDLPALRDELFLQLAKQTSGPTGPPGLPATQDPAALRYWQLLTCMSCTFRPGGAVRGHLLGHLERTEQALPDSELAEYARFIRKALSRTRGRELVPSLAEISALSRRQELLCTVHCPGAGACPVAIDSHTTAGEVARELVGRLGLARSRNAFALYEQRGAQERALAGGTLVADVLTRFENLAAEDAGLEDAPDSGCRLCLRLHGPLHPEGLSPDGHELPFLFEQAHALLLRGRPPPPDDTLRALAALRLQSLHRDFSPRAPLPRLDRLLPPPTAPPRADPPRPLPRPPPSAALLAGALWSPSLAKRRAERARRGGAGRPARSLTREGGGGTGTAAAVLGGWKRLRGMGRAEAMATYLALAAQCPGFGAARYDVLELSTEPGGGAPQKLCLGLGAKAMSLSRPGGRDHAAGECLLGQSLPREALQPFSSMPRSARHRPSQPALGPG; encoded by the exons ATGCCTCTCCCCGGGGGGTTGTGGTGGCTCCTCTGCTGCCGTCGGGGCTTTACTCTTCTGCACCGGGACTACGGAGACGGCGAGCTTAGCGGGGACGgggaggaggacgaggacgaAGAGACCTTTGAGCTACGGACCCCGAGTCCAGCGGGCGGCGGGAGG GGTTCCCTGGACGTGACGCTGACTCAGCCAGCCAGGAGCGGGCAGGTCTCCGACAG gctgcagagctgggaggagacGTGGAGCCTCATCCCGGAGAAGGGGCTGCCGGAAGACGACCCCGATGTCGTTGTGAAAG GCTGGCTGTACCGCGAGCCCCGCGGGGGAGGAGCGCGGCCATGGCTGCCCCCGCGCCGGGCTTGGTTCGTGCTCACGCGGGACTCTCTGGACCAGTTCAGCAGCAGCGGGAAGGGGGCGCGGCGCCTCGGGAGCCTGGTGCTTACCAGTCTGTGCTCAGTGACCGGCCCAGAGCGCAGGCCCAAGGAAACTG GTCTGTGGTCAGTGACTGTGTCTGGTCGGAAGCACAGCGTCCGCCTCTGTTCCCCGCGCCAAGCCGAGGCCGAGCGCTGGGGGGCGGCATTGCGGGAAGTGATCGCTTCCAAGGCCCCGCTGGAGACCCCCACGCAGCTACTGCTCAGGGACATACAG GAGAGCTGTGGAGACCCGGAGGCAGTGGCCCTCATTTACCACCGGAACCCCATCCTGAGGCACACAAGCGGGGCCCTGTATGCCCCACTGCTGCCCCTGCCCTACGGAGGCAGCGCCCCAG GTCCTGGCTACGCACCCTTGCGCGAGGAGGCAGTCCGGCTgttcctggcactgcaggcactggaaGGGGCGCGGCGCCCCGGGCCCCTGATGCAGGGTGTGCTCCAGACCTGCCGGGACCTGCCTGCACTCCGCGACGAACTCTTCCTACAGCTGGCTAAGCAGACCTCAGGCCCCACGGGGCCCCCGGGACTGCCAGCCACCCAAGACCCTGCAGCCCTGCGGTACTGGCAGCTCCTCACCTGCATGAGCTGCACCTTCCGGCCTGGGGGAGCTGTACGGGGGCACCTCCTGGGACATCTGGAGAG gacGGAGCAGGCGCTCCCGGACTCGGAACTGGCGGAGTACGCGCGCTTCATCCGGAAAGCCTTGAGTCGGACTCGCGGCCGAGAGCTGGTGCCGTCACTGGCGGAGATCTCGGCGCTGAGTCGTCGGCAGGAGCTGCTGTGCACCGTGCATTGCCCGGGGGCTGGTGCCTGCCCGGTGGCCATCGACTCGCACACCACAGCGGGCGAG GTGGCTCGGGAGCTGGTGGGGCGACTGGGCTTGGCCCGGAGCCGCAACGCATTTGCACTGTACGAGCAGCGAGGTGCCCAGGAGCGAGCCCTGGCTGGAGGGACCCTCGTGGCCGACGTGCTCACCAGGTTTGAGAA TTTGGCGGCGGAAGACGCCGGACTGGAAGACGCGCCGGACTCTGGGTGTAGACTGTGTCTGCGTCTTCATGGCCCGCTGCACCCCGAGGGGCTGTCCCCGGACGGCCACGAACTGCCTTTCCTCTTCGAGCAG GCTCACGCTCTGCTGCTGCGGGGCCGGCCACCCCCGCCCGACGACACCCTGCGCGCCCTGGCGGCGCTGCGCCTGCAGAGCCTGCACCGGGACTTCTCCCCGCGGGCGCCCCTGCCACGCCTGGACCGCCTGCTGCCGCCCCCCACCGCGCCGCCCCGCGCAGACCCACCCCGCCCGCTCCCCAGGCCGCCGCCCTCCGCCGCCCTGCTGGCCGGGGCACTGTGGAGCCCGAGCCTGGCCAAGAGGCGAGCGGAGCGGGCCCGGCGCGGCGGGGCGGGCCGTCCGGCGAGAAGCTTGACCCGCGAGGGAGGAGGCGGCACCGGCACGGCGGCGGCCGTGCTGGGCGGCTGGAAGCGGCTACGGGGCATGGGCCGAGCTGAGGCCATGGCTACCTACCTGGCTCTGGCGGCGCAGTGTCCGGGGTTCGGCGCTGCTCGGTATGACGTTCTGGAGCTGAGCACG GAGCCTGGTGGGGGTGCTCCACAGAAGCTATGCCTGGGCCTGGGAGCCAAGGCCATGTCCCTCTCCCGGCC
- the PLEKHH3 gene encoding pleckstrin homology domain-containing family H member 3 isoform X5 has translation MPLPGGLWWLLCCRRGFTLLHRDYGDGELSGDGEEDEDEETFELRTPSPAGGGRGSLDVTLTQPARSGQVSDRLQSWEETWSLIPEKGLPEDDPDVVVKGWLYREPRGGGARPWLPPRRAWFVLTRDSLDQFSSSGKGARRLGSLVLTSLCSVTGPERRPKETGLWSVTVSGRKHSVRLCSPRQAEAERWGAALREVIASKAPLETPTQLLLRDIQESCGDPEAVALIYHRNPILRHTSGALYAPLLPLPYGGSAPGPGYAPLREEAVRLFLALQALEGARRPGPLMQGVLQTCRDLPALRDELFLQLAKQTSGPTGPPGLPATQDPAALRYWQLLTCMSCTFRPGGAVRGHLLGHLERTEQALPDSELAEYARFIRKALSRTRGRELVPSLAEISALSRRQELLCTVHCPGAGACPVAIDSHTTAGEVARELVGRLGLARSRNAFALYEQRGAQERALAGGTLVADVLTRFENLAAEDAGLEDAPDSGCRLCLRLHGPLHPEGLSPDGHELPFLFEQAHALLLRGRPPPPDDTLRALAALRLQSLHRDFSPRAPLPRLDRLLPPPTAPPRADPPRPLPRPPPSAALLAGALWSPSLAKRRAERARRGGAGRPARSLTREGGGGTGTAAAVLGGWKRLRGMGRAEAMATYLALAAQCPGFGAARSLVGVLHRSYAWAWEPRPCPSPGQVEEIMQLVNAYLASPSPERPCSPSPPCQDLPDTAPPSQHSGLDEPQGQD, from the exons ATGCCTCTCCCCGGGGGGTTGTGGTGGCTCCTCTGCTGCCGTCGGGGCTTTACTCTTCTGCACCGGGACTACGGAGACGGCGAGCTTAGCGGGGACGgggaggaggacgaggacgaAGAGACCTTTGAGCTACGGACCCCGAGTCCAGCGGGCGGCGGGAGG GGTTCCCTGGACGTGACGCTGACTCAGCCAGCCAGGAGCGGGCAGGTCTCCGACAG gctgcagagctgggaggagacGTGGAGCCTCATCCCGGAGAAGGGGCTGCCGGAAGACGACCCCGATGTCGTTGTGAAAG GCTGGCTGTACCGCGAGCCCCGCGGGGGAGGAGCGCGGCCATGGCTGCCCCCGCGCCGGGCTTGGTTCGTGCTCACGCGGGACTCTCTGGACCAGTTCAGCAGCAGCGGGAAGGGGGCGCGGCGCCTCGGGAGCCTGGTGCTTACCAGTCTGTGCTCAGTGACCGGCCCAGAGCGCAGGCCCAAGGAAACTG GTCTGTGGTCAGTGACTGTGTCTGGTCGGAAGCACAGCGTCCGCCTCTGTTCCCCGCGCCAAGCCGAGGCCGAGCGCTGGGGGGCGGCATTGCGGGAAGTGATCGCTTCCAAGGCCCCGCTGGAGACCCCCACGCAGCTACTGCTCAGGGACATACAG GAGAGCTGTGGAGACCCGGAGGCAGTGGCCCTCATTTACCACCGGAACCCCATCCTGAGGCACACAAGCGGGGCCCTGTATGCCCCACTGCTGCCCCTGCCCTACGGAGGCAGCGCCCCAG GTCCTGGCTACGCACCCTTGCGCGAGGAGGCAGTCCGGCTgttcctggcactgcaggcactggaaGGGGCGCGGCGCCCCGGGCCCCTGATGCAGGGTGTGCTCCAGACCTGCCGGGACCTGCCTGCACTCCGCGACGAACTCTTCCTACAGCTGGCTAAGCAGACCTCAGGCCCCACGGGGCCCCCGGGACTGCCAGCCACCCAAGACCCTGCAGCCCTGCGGTACTGGCAGCTCCTCACCTGCATGAGCTGCACCTTCCGGCCTGGGGGAGCTGTACGGGGGCACCTCCTGGGACATCTGGAGAG gacGGAGCAGGCGCTCCCGGACTCGGAACTGGCGGAGTACGCGCGCTTCATCCGGAAAGCCTTGAGTCGGACTCGCGGCCGAGAGCTGGTGCCGTCACTGGCGGAGATCTCGGCGCTGAGTCGTCGGCAGGAGCTGCTGTGCACCGTGCATTGCCCGGGGGCTGGTGCCTGCCCGGTGGCCATCGACTCGCACACCACAGCGGGCGAG GTGGCTCGGGAGCTGGTGGGGCGACTGGGCTTGGCCCGGAGCCGCAACGCATTTGCACTGTACGAGCAGCGAGGTGCCCAGGAGCGAGCCCTGGCTGGAGGGACCCTCGTGGCCGACGTGCTCACCAGGTTTGAGAA TTTGGCGGCGGAAGACGCCGGACTGGAAGACGCGCCGGACTCTGGGTGTAGACTGTGTCTGCGTCTTCATGGCCCGCTGCACCCCGAGGGGCTGTCCCCGGACGGCCACGAACTGCCTTTCCTCTTCGAGCAG GCTCACGCTCTGCTGCTGCGGGGCCGGCCACCCCCGCCCGACGACACCCTGCGCGCCCTGGCGGCGCTGCGCCTGCAGAGCCTGCACCGGGACTTCTCCCCGCGGGCGCCCCTGCCACGCCTGGACCGCCTGCTGCCGCCCCCCACCGCGCCGCCCCGCGCAGACCCACCCCGCCCGCTCCCCAGGCCGCCGCCCTCCGCCGCCCTGCTGGCCGGGGCACTGTGGAGCCCGAGCCTGGCCAAGAGGCGAGCGGAGCGGGCCCGGCGCGGCGGGGCGGGCCGTCCGGCGAGAAGCTTGACCCGCGAGGGAGGAGGCGGCACCGGCACGGCGGCGGCCGTGCTGGGCGGCTGGAAGCGGCTACGGGGCATGGGCCGAGCTGAGGCCATGGCTACCTACCTGGCTCTGGCGGCGCAGTGTCCGGGGTTCGGCGCTGCTCG GAGCCTGGTGGGGGTGCTCCACAGAAGCTATGCCTGGGCCTGGGAGCCAAGGCCATGTCCCTCTCCCGGCC